The proteins below come from a single Psychrobacter sp. FDAARGOS_221 genomic window:
- a CDS encoding DUF305 domain-containing protein, with protein MALSACQPNTDENTDQTQPSDVESTEVAADNEEAAMANDHAEHDQQISDDHQDHDANTSATTEFGKAYMADMDGMHQDMMQALTANDADVAFAKGMLPHHEGAIDMAEVQLKYGKDDTMRKLAQDVIDAQQAEIDQMKAWLDEHPDTEEQEYTKQMQQAYSSSMNAMHDDMIQGLLSDDADIAFAKGMLAHHQGAVDMAKVQLEYGKDDAMRQLAEDIISAQQAEIELMQQWISEHES; from the coding sequence TTGGCCTTGTCTGCCTGCCAGCCCAATACTGATGAGAATACTGACCAGACTCAGCCGAGTGACGTTGAGAGTACTGAAGTAGCTGCAGACAATGAAGAAGCGGCTATGGCCAACGATCATGCCGAACATGATCAGCAGATTAGCGATGACCATCAAGATCATGATGCCAATACCTCCGCGACCACTGAGTTTGGTAAAGCATATATGGCCGACATGGATGGCATGCACCAAGATATGATGCAAGCGTTAACCGCTAATGATGCTGATGTTGCTTTTGCTAAAGGTATGTTACCGCATCACGAAGGTGCAATCGACATGGCCGAGGTTCAGTTAAAGTATGGTAAAGATGATACGATGCGCAAATTAGCGCAGGATGTCATCGATGCTCAACAGGCTGAAATTGATCAGATGAAAGCTTGGCTAGATGAGCATCCTGATACCGAAGAACAAGAATATACCAAGCAGATGCAGCAAGCTTATAGTAGCAGTATGAATGCAATGCATGACGATATGATTCAAGGTCTATTAAGTGATGATGCGGATATAGCATTTGCCAAAGGCATGCTTGCTCACCACCAAGGCGCAGTCGATATGGCTAAGGTTCAGCTTGAATATGGTAAAGATGATGCCATGCGTCAGTTGGCCGAAGACATCATCAGTGCTCAACAAGCTGAAATTGAGTTAATGCAGCAGTGGATCAGTGAGCATGAATCTTAA
- a CDS encoding beta-carotene 15,15'-monooxygenase, giving the protein MSSSVIKAMSYAGVYVGAVIGAGYASGQEVMQFFSGYGLVGIVGAIITTVMFVWYGSVFMELGNRLQTCSHRDVLRYLCGDKLAFIGDYVLLFFMFGCVSIMFSGGGAAINEYWGLSVMTGKLIIAGMTLATVIFGFSSSVRALGIVSPIIIFSVIAISLITLGSHFDQLSTVDQSLEGLTPTLATPFWWTSAVVYVSYNVSLATSTLTAIGGKEPSLPTLRKAGIIGGISLGLCLLFITLALLSDLSNVIEYQIPFLQIAQNISPLVGILFSVVLVIAVFTTAVTNLYGCVIRFFDSKKQPAKFRTLTISLVALSLLASLFPFSTLINVLYPALGLLGMVIMVCALYKTVTGQIFLKTGAKLTNNR; this is encoded by the coding sequence ATGAGCAGCTCAGTTATCAAAGCCATGAGTTATGCTGGTGTGTATGTCGGAGCCGTCATCGGTGCAGGCTATGCTAGTGGACAAGAAGTGATGCAGTTTTTTTCCGGTTATGGGCTCGTTGGGATTGTCGGTGCAATTATTACGACAGTGATGTTTGTTTGGTACGGTTCTGTGTTTATGGAGTTGGGTAACCGATTACAAACCTGCAGCCATCGCGATGTATTGCGCTACTTATGTGGTGACAAATTGGCGTTTATTGGCGACTATGTGCTTCTATTTTTCATGTTCGGGTGTGTCAGTATCATGTTCTCAGGTGGCGGTGCGGCCATCAATGAATACTGGGGCTTATCTGTGATGACCGGTAAGCTGATTATTGCCGGCATGACACTGGCAACCGTTATCTTTGGATTCTCCTCGTCTGTTCGAGCACTGGGTATCGTCTCTCCTATTATCATCTTCAGTGTTATCGCCATATCTTTAATCACACTAGGCTCGCATTTTGATCAATTAAGCACAGTCGATCAAAGCTTAGAAGGACTAACGCCGACCCTGGCTACCCCATTTTGGTGGACCTCTGCGGTGGTGTATGTGTCGTATAACGTCAGTTTAGCGACATCAACCTTGACGGCCATTGGCGGTAAAGAGCCTAGCTTACCAACCTTGCGTAAAGCCGGTATTATTGGTGGTATTTCGCTGGGTCTATGCTTGTTATTTATCACGCTAGCGCTGCTTTCTGACCTAAGCAATGTAATTGAATACCAAATTCCATTTTTACAAATCGCACAAAACATCAGCCCATTGGTTGGTATTTTATTTAGCGTTGTGCTGGTGATTGCGGTATTCACCACAGCCGTAACCAACTTATATGGGTGTGTGATTCGCTTTTTTGATTCTAAAAAACAGCCTGCTAAATTCCGCACCTTAACCATCAGTTTAGTGGCGTTATCTTTATTAGCATCACTGTTCCCATTTAGTACGCTAATCAACGTCCTCTACCCTGCGCTGGGTCTGTTAGGCATGGTCATTATGGTGTGTGCGTTATACAAAACCGTCACAGGGCAAATCTTTTTAAAAACAGGTGCCAAGCTGACAAACAACAGATAG
- a CDS encoding alpha-hydroxy acid oxidase, producing MSAQFQSNKRQYPNKQPHSQSYKHQQRWQPLWSHIPNELVTLADYEHAVRQHLPEQMQALLFENNLIGDSNKDALDGYQWLPRVLNPKPVDTSCRLYNPYSAVPLDIQLSHPLWLSPVAHQGLYHPQAELATMQAAQVMNTPVILSSFGNTAFDQLLPQANVGVVQWYWQALPAAQAQNISNPSSKASTQARREYNLQLIDTLIESGMQLLVLTVDAPHTGVRAVSRRFGAQLPEYCQAVNMPSISQNHSQANSSESSLAQLLAQAPNWEDIAWLVARCRVPVMLKGILHPQDAQLAKDSGCAGIIASNHGRRVLADIMPVATCLPKLREQVGDDMVIIADGGVSSGSDMAKMIAIGADAVGIGRGYIYGLALAGALGVAHVNKLLLEELEVTMAILGVGNITELRQATLIQS from the coding sequence ATGAGCGCTCAGTTTCAATCCAATAAGCGTCAATATCCAAATAAGCAGCCACACAGCCAGTCATATAAGCATCAGCAACGCTGGCAGCCATTATGGTCACATATTCCAAATGAACTGGTGACTTTAGCCGACTATGAGCACGCGGTGCGTCAGCATTTGCCTGAACAAATGCAAGCGCTGCTGTTTGAAAATAACCTTATCGGTGATAGCAATAAAGATGCTTTAGATGGTTATCAATGGCTACCAAGAGTACTAAACCCAAAGCCGGTTGATACCAGTTGCCGTTTATACAATCCGTACAGTGCTGTGCCACTGGATATACAGCTTTCACATCCGCTGTGGCTGTCACCAGTTGCGCATCAAGGCTTATATCACCCTCAAGCGGAGCTGGCAACGATGCAAGCGGCGCAAGTTATGAATACGCCTGTCATCTTAAGCAGCTTCGGTAATACTGCGTTTGATCAATTATTGCCACAAGCCAATGTTGGTGTGGTGCAGTGGTATTGGCAAGCGTTGCCTGCAGCGCAGGCGCAGAACATTAGCAATCCATCGAGTAAGGCCAGCACCCAAGCACGGCGTGAATATAACTTACAATTAATAGATACACTAATCGAAAGCGGTATGCAGCTATTAGTGCTCACCGTTGATGCGCCGCATACCGGAGTGCGTGCCGTCAGTCGTCGTTTTGGTGCGCAGCTGCCTGAGTATTGCCAAGCGGTGAATATGCCCTCCATTTCGCAAAACCATTCACAAGCCAATTCATCTGAAAGCAGCTTGGCGCAATTATTAGCACAAGCCCCGAATTGGGAAGATATTGCTTGGCTGGTTGCTCGTTGCCGAGTGCCGGTGATGCTCAAAGGTATTTTGCACCCTCAGGACGCACAGCTTGCCAAAGACAGTGGCTGCGCAGGTATTATTGCATCAAACCATGGCAGGCGGGTGTTGGCTGACATTATGCCAGTTGCGACCTGTTTGCCTAAGCTTCGAGAGCAAGTTGGTGACGATATGGTGATTATCGCTGATGGTGGTGTCAGCTCAGGCAGTGACATGGCAAAAATGATCGCGATCGGCGCTGATGCAGTGGGAATAGGGCGCGGTTATATTTATGGGTTGGCGTTGGCCGGTGCGCTTGGCGTGGCACATGTCAATAAGCTGCTGTTAGAAGAATTAGAGGTCACCATGGCTATCTTGGGCGTGGGTAATATTACTGAATTAAGGCAGGCAACGCTCATTCAGTCCTAA
- a CDS encoding Fe2+-dependent dioxygenase: MLHIIEKVLDDTQLSQITNTLAQQNAQWQDGKLTAGISAQQQKNNWQLSRQDPSYQAMASLCLEALLQHPVFMSAALPKVIMPPLFSAYQPGQGYGMHVDNALQTHPDSKQLMRTDLSFTLFLNDPASYEGGELIISDEYGEHSIKLNAGDAVLYPSTSLHRVNTVTSGQRLAMVTWVQSLVRSDEQRQILHDLDVSHILLRQQLLAVSNPQQSTQVQGEQLNKHIDEKHSADQRLIQQAIEKLNQSYHNLLRLWAES; encoded by the coding sequence ATGCTACACATTATCGAAAAAGTATTAGATGACACGCAGCTGTCGCAAATAACCAACACATTGGCGCAACAAAACGCGCAGTGGCAAGACGGTAAGCTGACCGCGGGTATTAGTGCGCAGCAGCAAAAAAACAACTGGCAATTAAGCCGTCAAGATCCAAGCTATCAAGCCATGGCCAGTCTCTGTCTTGAAGCGCTGCTGCAGCACCCAGTGTTTATGTCTGCAGCTTTACCAAAGGTTATCATGCCGCCTTTATTTAGTGCTTATCAGCCAGGGCAGGGCTATGGGATGCATGTCGACAATGCACTTCAAACCCATCCTGATAGCAAGCAACTGATGCGCACGGATTTATCTTTTACTTTATTTTTAAATGATCCTGCCAGCTATGAGGGCGGTGAGCTGATTATCAGTGATGAGTATGGAGAGCACAGCATTAAGCTAAATGCTGGGGATGCGGTGCTGTATCCATCGACCAGTTTGCACCGGGTCAATACCGTTACTTCCGGTCAGCGCTTGGCTATGGTTACTTGGGTGCAAAGCTTGGTGCGTAGTGATGAGCAGCGCCAAATTTTACATGACTTGGATGTGAGTCACATTCTATTAAGACAGCAGCTGCTTGCGGTTAGCAACCCACAACAAAGCACTCAAGTTCAAGGCGAGCAGCTAAATAAACATATAGATGAAAAACACAGCGCAGATCAAAGGCTAATCCAGCAAGCCATTGAAAAGCTAAATCAAAGCTATCATAACTTGCTCAGACTATGGGCAGAAAGCTAA
- a CDS encoding TonB-dependent siderophore receptor has protein sequence MPENQRDRLTANAKPTVLTNTKASSAATSPATIVSTRKPSLSKLLIMASAVPLSSMTSMAMAVEQSTTQAGSQSESINAVTDNQQISAPHITLDTTVINARPPAEFKANNLQNQKYTQPLVDVPQTVTVLDDRLIEEQKAGSLIDALRNTPGITMQMGENANSTEGDAISMRGFSGNSLFLVDGVRQVGAVNRDTFNVESIEVTKGLAGAEIGRGATGGAINIISKKPKSYEDYQTEFSIDSEGKARAVADLNRPFNDDLKGRLNLMYEKGDAVKRDEVDVKQFGIAPSITWDNGGATRVTASAEMLRSRNTPETGIPTIGMDGYFYGRTDYTVDDFDFSEFDYSRVDASTPEEVVAELNSANAARNAAPKVNDKNYYGMRSDYEDIDSDVFSVFVEHDLDDDIQLTNTTRYSKTTMDRRSSAPYIPFNIPLNIRRGTNKLEVYDKLIDLNVDKNDPSTWRVSAIRQGVDRENTTLANMTNINILDFQTGALSHDISTGIEFIKENQKNNGLTYPSLDSNFPSLYHPDPGSPQVATIANGTHTKGETKTMAAYLFDTIALNEQWDVMLGGRLDKYKTDFTTRNANGEKSTLKDEGTLHSYKSALVFKPTKQSSIYASYGRTETPPGSENFTFGTTGRNAANPNANPIFDPQKTKSWEIGSKWNVLDERLLLGLAYYHTTHEDELAELDENRNYVQFGKRQIKGIEFTAQGEITPDWRVNLGIQTMDTEIKKGSVSGPNSVGASSRWSPELTGTLWTSYDYNDKLTLGGGVRYVDEQKREANPDADLAQTSMPVIPDYWAFDVFASYRFNDAFSADLNINNVFDKDYLESVNILGYRAIKGEPLNAMLTLKYQF, from the coding sequence ATGCCAGAAAACCAACGTGACCGATTAACTGCGAATGCAAAGCCAACAGTGTTAACCAATACAAAAGCTTCCTCTGCGGCGACAAGCCCTGCCACTATCGTTAGTACTCGAAAACCGAGCTTATCAAAACTGTTAATTATGGCCTCTGCGGTACCGCTTTCATCGATGACATCTATGGCAATGGCAGTAGAGCAATCAACCACACAGGCAGGCTCACAAAGCGAATCAATCAATGCAGTTACTGATAATCAGCAGATTTCAGCGCCACATATCACCTTAGACACAACGGTTATCAATGCACGCCCTCCTGCTGAATTTAAAGCCAATAATTTACAAAATCAAAAGTATACCCAGCCGTTAGTCGATGTGCCTCAAACGGTAACCGTGCTCGATGATCGCTTAATTGAAGAGCAAAAAGCCGGTAGCTTAATCGATGCGCTGCGCAACACCCCAGGGATTACAATGCAAATGGGTGAAAATGCCAATAGCACCGAGGGTGATGCAATCAGTATGCGTGGCTTTTCGGGCAATAGCCTATTTTTGGTAGATGGGGTGCGTCAAGTCGGCGCAGTTAATCGCGATACCTTTAATGTTGAGTCCATTGAAGTGACCAAAGGGCTAGCAGGTGCCGAAATTGGACGTGGCGCAACAGGCGGGGCGATTAACATTATTAGTAAAAAGCCCAAATCTTATGAGGACTATCAAACAGAATTCAGTATCGATAGCGAAGGTAAAGCCCGTGCGGTTGCTGACTTAAATCGTCCTTTTAATGATGACCTAAAAGGTCGATTGAACTTAATGTATGAAAAGGGTGATGCGGTAAAACGTGATGAAGTCGATGTTAAGCAATTTGGTATTGCGCCGAGCATCACCTGGGATAATGGCGGAGCGACACGAGTCACTGCTAGCGCTGAGATGTTGAGATCTCGTAATACGCCAGAGACTGGGATTCCGACCATAGGGATGGACGGTTATTTTTATGGCCGCACCGATTATACAGTTGATGATTTTGATTTTTCTGAATTTGATTATTCACGGGTAGATGCCTCAACCCCAGAGGAAGTGGTGGCTGAACTGAATTCAGCCAATGCGGCCAGAAATGCGGCGCCAAAAGTAAATGACAAAAATTACTACGGCATGCGCAGTGACTATGAAGATATTGATAGTGATGTGTTTAGCGTGTTTGTTGAACATGATCTAGATGATGATATTCAACTGACCAATACCACTCGATACTCGAAAACAACCATGGATCGTCGCTCTTCAGCACCTTATATCCCTTTTAATATACCGCTTAATATTCGTCGCGGTACCAATAAACTAGAAGTCTATGACAAATTGATTGACCTAAATGTCGATAAAAATGACCCCAGCACATGGAGAGTCAGTGCCATCAGACAAGGGGTAGATAGAGAAAATACCACGTTGGCGAATATGACCAATATCAATATATTGGACTTCCAAACCGGCGCATTGAGCCACGATATTAGTACCGGTATTGAATTTATCAAAGAAAATCAAAAAAATAATGGCTTAACCTATCCCTCTTTGGACAGCAATTTCCCAAGTCTGTATCACCCAGATCCGGGCAGTCCACAAGTGGCAACCATTGCCAATGGTACGCACACCAAAGGTGAGACCAAAACAATGGCTGCTTATTTATTTGATACCATCGCTTTAAATGAGCAGTGGGATGTGATGCTTGGCGGACGTTTGGATAAGTATAAAACAGACTTTACCACGCGCAACGCTAATGGTGAAAAGAGCACCCTAAAAGATGAGGGCACTTTGCACAGCTATAAGAGTGCGCTGGTATTTAAACCAACCAAACAGTCGAGTATCTATGCCAGTTATGGTCGTACCGAAACCCCGCCGGGTAGTGAGAATTTTACCTTTGGTACCACTGGGCGTAATGCGGCCAATCCTAATGCCAATCCAATTTTTGACCCTCAAAAAACCAAAAGCTGGGAGATTGGTTCAAAATGGAATGTACTTGATGAGCGATTGTTACTGGGTCTAGCTTATTACCACACCACTCATGAAGATGAGCTGGCAGAGCTTGATGAAAATCGTAACTACGTTCAGTTTGGTAAGCGCCAAATTAAAGGTATCGAGTTTACAGCGCAAGGTGAGATTACCCCAGATTGGCGGGTAAACTTAGGTATCCAAACCATGGATACCGAAATTAAAAAAGGCAGTGTCAGTGGACCTAATTCAGTCGGTGCCTCGAGTCGATGGTCACCTGAGCTTACCGGAACCCTATGGACCAGCTATGATTATAATGACAAGCTAACCTTAGGCGGCGGTGTGCGTTATGTCGATGAGCAAAAACGTGAAGCCAACCCTGATGCAGACTTAGCCCAAACTTCTATGCCAGTTATTCCAGATTATTGGGCGTTTGATGTGTTTGCCTCATATCGCTTTAATGATGCGTTCTCTGCCGATCTAAATATCAATAATGTGTTTGATAAAGATTATTTGGAGTCGGTCAACATACTGGGCTATAGAGCCATAAAAGGTGAGCCATTAAATGCAATGTTAACCTTAAAGTATCAGTTTTAA
- a CDS encoding ABC transporter substrate-binding protein, with protein MKQPMFKLSLLAAATLAVTACGGGNEDKAAAAGSDAAAKTLIYCSEGSPAGFDPAQYTAGTDFDASAYPIYNGLVEFKRGETEIQPGLAESWEISDDGKTYTFKLRQGVKYGTTDFFTPSREFNADDVIFTLKRLTDPDFEFNKAYPAEFPYSVDMGLPDNIASIEKLDDYTVKVTLNEVNAPFLQNLAMPFAYIDSAEYAQSLLDSGNAADINTKPVGTGPFVFTSYQKDSQIRYTKNPDYWNKDDIHIDNLVFVITKDSSVRAQKVQAGECHVSAYANPSEVESAKSSGKANVLEEPGFNVGYIAYNTERPELKDRKVREALDMAINKDAIIDAVYQGAGVRAANPMPPTQWGFNDELKDAPYDTEKAKALMQEAGVDGFEIDLWYMPVQRPYNPNAKLMAEMLQADWAKIGVKANLKTYEWGEYLKRANKGEHDIILAGWTGDNGDPDNWLGVLLSCDAVNGNNYARWCNKDFDKLIMDARAITDQEQRIANYEQAQTIFKQELPWTTVANSVVTVLTTPNVKDYKISPLGSIRFDGVDVE; from the coding sequence ATGAAACAACCTATGTTTAAACTTAGCCTATTAGCTGCAGCAACCCTAGCTGTAACAGCCTGTGGCGGCGGTAACGAAGACAAAGCTGCCGCAGCAGGTAGTGATGCCGCTGCTAAAACCCTAATCTATTGTTCAGAAGGTAGCCCAGCTGGCTTTGACCCTGCGCAATACACGGCCGGTACTGACTTTGATGCCAGCGCCTACCCGATTTATAACGGTCTGGTTGAATTTAAACGTGGTGAAACAGAGATTCAGCCAGGATTGGCTGAAAGCTGGGAAATCAGTGATGATGGTAAGACTTATACCTTTAAACTACGTCAAGGTGTTAAGTATGGTACGACCGACTTTTTCACCCCATCACGCGAATTTAATGCTGATGACGTGATCTTCACCTTAAAGCGCTTAACCGATCCTGACTTTGAATTTAACAAAGCCTATCCAGCTGAGTTCCCATACTCTGTTGATATGGGATTACCAGACAACATCGCTAGTATTGAAAAGCTTGATGACTACACGGTGAAAGTGACTTTAAACGAAGTTAACGCGCCTTTCTTACAAAACCTAGCCATGCCATTTGCTTATATTGATTCAGCTGAATATGCACAGTCACTATTAGATTCTGGTAATGCTGCTGATATCAATACCAAGCCAGTTGGTACTGGTCCGTTCGTCTTTACCTCTTATCAGAAAGACTCACAGATTCGTTATACCAAAAACCCTGACTACTGGAATAAAGACGACATCCATATTGATAACCTAGTATTTGTTATTACCAAAGATTCATCAGTACGTGCGCAAAAAGTACAAGCCGGTGAGTGTCATGTGTCTGCTTATGCCAACCCATCAGAAGTTGAATCTGCTAAGAGTTCAGGTAAAGCCAATGTATTGGAAGAGCCTGGCTTTAACGTCGGCTACATCGCTTATAACACTGAGCGTCCAGAGCTAAAAGACCGTAAGGTACGTGAAGCACTTGATATGGCCATCAATAAAGACGCCATCATTGATGCGGTTTACCAAGGTGCCGGTGTAAGAGCTGCTAACCCAATGCCACCAACGCAGTGGGGCTTTAACGACGAGCTAAAAGATGCACCTTATGATACTGAAAAAGCCAAGGCGTTAATGCAAGAAGCTGGTGTTGATGGTTTTGAAATTGATCTTTGGTATATGCCAGTTCAACGTCCTTACAATCCAAACGCTAAGCTAATGGCAGAAATGCTACAGGCCGATTGGGCTAAGATTGGGGTTAAAGCCAACCTTAAAACTTATGAATGGGGCGAGTATCTAAAACGCGCCAACAAAGGTGAGCACGATATCATCCTAGCCGGTTGGACAGGTGATAATGGTGATCCTGATAACTGGTTAGGCGTATTACTGTCATGTGATGCAGTTAATGGCAATAACTATGCGCGCTGGTGTAATAAAGACTTTGATAAGTTAATCATGGATGCCAGAGCTATTACTGACCAAGAACAGCGTATTGCTAACTATGAACAAGCTCAGACTATCTTCAAGCAAGAGCTACCTTGGACTACTGTTGCCAACTCAGTTGTTACCGTATTGACCACACCTAATGTAAAAGACTACAAAATCAGTCCTTTAGGTTCTATTCGCTTTGACGGTGTTGATGTTGAATAA
- a CDS encoding ABC transporter permease, with amino-acid sequence MLLYILRRILILIPVYIGLTLSTFTLIRLVPGDAVEIMMGERMVDPEMHAQALARLGLDKPLPVQYWDYISGIMQGDFGESFRTRTPVLQDFFAHFVPTLELAFCAITIASILGVTLGIIAALKRGTWLDYTLMSGALAGYSMPIYLLGPILTGIFAHYLGLLPVSGVISVAQFLDVKPLYGSWLLGSLNSGIPGAFWNVVQHFILPSIALATIPLAMIARMTRSAMLEVLDEDYVRTAKAKGLSPKRVVLIHVMRNALITVVTVVGLQMATLLAGAIITETIFSWPGVGNWLLDGFFTRDYPIVQNGILLVATALIIVSLMVDILYGLINPRIRHTS; translated from the coding sequence ATGCTACTGTATATTCTTCGCCGAATCTTAATTCTCATTCCCGTCTATATCGGATTAACCCTATCTACCTTTACCCTCATTCGCTTAGTACCAGGTGATGCGGTTGAGATTATGATGGGTGAACGTATGGTAGATCCTGAGATGCACGCCCAAGCGCTTGCACGTCTTGGTTTAGATAAGCCATTACCTGTGCAGTATTGGGACTATATAAGCGGTATTATGCAAGGTGATTTTGGTGAGTCCTTCCGTACCAGGACACCGGTACTGCAAGACTTCTTTGCGCATTTTGTGCCGACATTAGAGTTGGCATTTTGCGCCATTACTATTGCCAGTATCTTGGGTGTAACGCTCGGTATTATCGCTGCATTAAAGCGCGGTACTTGGTTGGATTACACCTTAATGTCAGGCGCTTTGGCCGGTTATTCGATGCCAATCTATTTATTGGGTCCGATTTTAACCGGTATATTTGCCCACTATTTAGGCTTACTGCCTGTCTCTGGGGTGATTTCTGTCGCCCAGTTCTTAGACGTTAAGCCTTTATATGGTTCCTGGCTATTAGGCTCATTGAACTCGGGCATACCTGGGGCTTTTTGGAATGTGGTTCAGCACTTTATCTTACCCTCTATTGCCCTAGCGACTATCCCATTGGCCATGATTGCACGTATGACACGCTCTGCGATGTTAGAAGTACTTGATGAAGATTATGTACGTACCGCAAAAGCGAAAGGCTTATCGCCAAAGCGTGTGGTATTGATACACGTCATGCGCAATGCACTGATTACAGTGGTTACTGTTGTTGGACTACAAATGGCTACTTTGCTGGCTGGCGCTATCATTACTGAGACTATCTTTAGTTGGCCAGGTGTTGGTAACTGGTTACTCGATGGCTTCTTTACCCGCGACTACCCTATTGTACAAAACGGTATTTTATTGGTCGCAACAGCGCTGATTATCGTGAGTCTTATGGTCGATATTTTGTACGGATTAATTAATCCACGCATTCGCCATACCTCTTAA